A genomic window from Candidatus Binataceae bacterium includes:
- a CDS encoding cold shock domain-containing protein, with translation MENGTVKWFSPKKGYGFITLKDGQEVFVHYTAIDGQGFRSLEQGEAVAFEVAEGPKGLQAAKVMRA, from the coding sequence ATGGAAAACGGCACGGTTAAATGGTTCAGCCCAAAAAAGGGTTACGGCTTCATCACGCTCAAAGACGGCCAGGAAGTCTTCGTTCACTACACCGCGATCGATGGGCAAGGCTTCCGCTCGCTCGAGCAGGGCGAAGCAGTTGCTTTTGAGGTCGCTGAAGGACCCAAGGGTCTGCAGGCCGCTAAAGTGATGCGCGCATAG
- a CDS encoding adenosine-specific kinase codes for MELKAIEVNKPNPDVNVIIGQSHFIKTVEDLYEAIVQAVPGVKFGVAFCEASGPALIRHTGTDRELEEAAVATAGEIGAGHVFVVMLGNAFPINVLNQIKNLSEVCTVFCASANALKVIVAEEAGARGVMGIIDGCAPNGVEDARQQSERHAMLRRFGYKQ; via the coding sequence ATGGAACTGAAAGCGATCGAAGTCAACAAACCCAATCCCGACGTTAACGTGATTATTGGCCAGTCCCACTTCATCAAAACGGTCGAGGATCTCTACGAGGCGATCGTTCAGGCCGTGCCCGGCGTGAAGTTCGGAGTGGCCTTCTGCGAGGCTTCCGGCCCGGCGCTGATTCGCCATACCGGGACCGATCGCGAGCTCGAAGAGGCCGCGGTCGCAACCGCCGGCGAGATCGGCGCCGGCCATGTCTTCGTGGTGATGCTGGGTAATGCGTTTCCGATCAACGTGCTGAATCAGATCAAGAACTTGAGCGAAGTCTGCACGGTGTTTTGCGCGAGCGCGAATGCGCTCAAGGTGATCGTCGCCGAGGAGGCGGGCGCGCGCGGTGTGATGGGCATAATCGACGGCTGCGCTCCCAACGGTGTTGAAGATGCCAGGCAACAATCGGAGCGCCATGCGATGCTGCGGCGCTTCGGCTACAAGCAATAA
- a CDS encoding sugar phosphate nucleotidyltransferase, which translates to MRVREQAAALILAGGRSTRFWPEGRARRPKPLFALNGKSSLLADTIARVQPPLAPERIFVLVGADHADLFKRAVRGLIPPRNVIVEPEARGTAVAIAYGAAMIAQRLQDQTIIAAMPADHYIPQTRLFQRALSQAIDLAARPDTVVAIGITPTRPETGYGYQAIGRAVGAGFRVTHFVEKPNLATARRMIRAGKFLWNSGIYVMSVATLGGELQQHAPALAAAMRRFAIGTPAQLRGAYRALKVDSFDRVVAERSRNLFGVHARFRWDDVGSWEGVWEALRGGADSVAAGNVLMLDSHGVLARGGKRLMVVLGLSDLVAIDTEDAILIARRSRSQELARVFVELKRRGLQKYL; encoded by the coding sequence ATGCGCGTGCGCGAACAAGCCGCCGCGCTGATTCTCGCCGGTGGGCGGAGCACCCGCTTCTGGCCGGAAGGACGCGCGCGGCGGCCCAAGCCGCTTTTCGCGCTCAACGGCAAGAGTTCGTTGCTGGCTGACACGATCGCTCGCGTGCAACCGCCGCTCGCGCCAGAGCGGATTTTCGTGCTGGTGGGTGCGGATCATGCGGATCTCTTCAAGCGCGCCGTCAGAGGTCTGATTCCGCCGCGCAACGTGATCGTCGAACCGGAGGCTCGCGGTACTGCGGTTGCAATCGCCTATGGGGCGGCGATGATCGCTCAGCGGCTGCAGGATCAGACCATCATTGCGGCGATGCCCGCCGACCATTACATCCCGCAGACCCGATTGTTTCAGCGAGCGCTCAGCCAGGCGATCGATCTGGCCGCGCGTCCCGATACCGTTGTCGCCATCGGTATCACGCCGACCCGGCCTGAAACCGGTTACGGCTACCAGGCGATCGGACGAGCCGTCGGCGCCGGCTTCCGCGTGACGCACTTCGTCGAGAAGCCGAACCTCGCGACCGCACGCCGCATGATCCGCGCCGGGAAATTTCTCTGGAATAGCGGAATCTACGTGATGAGCGTGGCGACGCTCGGCGGCGAGTTGCAGCAGCATGCTCCGGCGTTGGCCGCGGCGATGCGCCGGTTCGCCATCGGGACGCCCGCTCAGTTGCGCGGCGCGTATCGCGCACTCAAGGTTGATTCGTTCGATCGCGTCGTCGCGGAGCGCAGCCGTAATCTGTTCGGCGTGCACGCGCGCTTTCGCTGGGACGACGTCGGCAGTTGGGAGGGCGTCTGGGAGGCCTTGCGCGGCGGCGCCGACAGCGTCGCAGCGGGGAACGTCCTGATGCTCGACAGCCACGGCGTGTTGGCCCGCGGCGGCAAGCGCCTGATGGTGGTGCTCGGGCTGAGCGACCTGGTCGCGATCGATACTGAGGACGCGATTCTGATCGCGCGGCGCTCGCGCTCGCAGGAGCTGGCGCGGGTTTTCGTGGAGCTTAAGCGGCGGGGGCTGCAGAAATACCTGTGA
- a CDS encoding phosphomannomutase/phosphoglucomutase, whose amino-acid sequence MNPQVFREYDIRGVVEDDFDDEFVSNLGRAYATLLLEAGKRTITLGRDCRLTSDALSDLLIEGLLPAGINVVDIGIVPTPLLYFSVLHWQMDGGAMITGSHNAAEYNGFKLGVGPTTIFGAEIQRLREIIQTGAFKTTGTSGKLTARPIVAEYAEYIRRNITVTPGMKVAVDGGNGCGGVVAAPLMRAMGIETVELNIEMDGRFPNHHPDPTVPENLHDLQAVVATTGARVGIAYDGDADRIGAIDENGRIVWGDELLIAFSRAILKERRGATIIGDVKCSRRLFEDIAAHGGRPIMWKTGHSLIKSKLKQENAALAGEMSGHIFFNDHYYGFDDAIYASFRLLEILGDEGRGLGAILGDLPPTQFTPEIRLECPDERKFEVVRQAAEFFRSRYETIEIDGARVNFPGGWGLVRASNTQPALVMRFEADDAARLGEIRALFEQKLTELGAKL is encoded by the coding sequence ATGAATCCACAGGTCTTCCGCGAATACGATATTCGCGGCGTAGTCGAGGACGATTTCGACGACGAATTCGTGAGTAATCTCGGGCGCGCCTACGCGACGCTACTGCTCGAGGCCGGCAAGCGCACGATTACGCTCGGACGCGATTGCCGGCTCACCTCCGACGCGTTGAGCGATTTGTTGATCGAGGGCCTGCTGCCGGCGGGAATCAACGTCGTGGACATTGGGATAGTGCCGACTCCGCTGCTCTATTTCTCGGTGCTGCACTGGCAAATGGACGGCGGCGCGATGATCACCGGGAGCCACAATGCCGCCGAATACAACGGGTTCAAACTCGGCGTCGGGCCGACGACGATCTTCGGCGCGGAAATCCAGCGCCTTAGAGAAATCATACAGACCGGCGCCTTCAAGACCACGGGCACGTCGGGCAAGCTGACGGCGCGGCCGATCGTCGCCGAATATGCGGAATACATCCGGCGCAATATTACGGTGACGCCCGGGATGAAGGTCGCCGTCGACGGCGGCAACGGCTGCGGCGGCGTGGTCGCTGCGCCGTTGATGCGGGCGATGGGGATCGAGACGGTCGAGCTCAATATCGAGATGGACGGGCGTTTCCCCAATCATCATCCGGACCCGACCGTCCCCGAGAATCTGCACGATCTGCAAGCGGTGGTAGCAACGACCGGCGCGCGCGTCGGCATCGCTTATGACGGCGATGCCGATCGCATCGGCGCGATCGATGAAAACGGCCGGATCGTCTGGGGCGACGAACTGCTGATAGCTTTCTCGCGCGCGATCCTAAAGGAGCGGCGCGGCGCGACGATTATCGGCGACGTCAAATGTTCGCGCCGCCTGTTCGAGGATATCGCGGCGCACGGCGGCCGTCCGATCATGTGGAAGACCGGCCATTCGCTAATCAAGAGCAAGCTCAAGCAGGAAAACGCGGCGCTGGCTGGCGAGATGAGCGGACACATATTTTTCAACGATCACTACTACGGCTTTGACGACGCAATCTATGCCTCGTTCCGGCTGCTGGAAATCCTCGGCGACGAAGGACGCGGACTCGGCGCCATCCTGGGCGATTTGCCCCCGACGCAGTTCACGCCGGAAATCCGGCTGGAGTGTCCGGACGAGCGGAAGTTCGAGGTCGTGCGGCAGGCTGCCGAGTTCTTTCGCTCGCGCTACGAGACGATCGAGATCGATGGCGCGCGAGTGAATTTTCCCGGCGGCTGGGGCCTGGTGCGGGCGTCGAACACGCAGCCGGCGCTCGTGATGCGGTTCGAGGCGGACGACGCCGCCCGGCTCGGCGAGATTCGCGCGCTGTTCGAGCAGAAGCTGACTGAGCTGGGGGCGAAGCTCTAA
- a CDS encoding SDR family oxidoreductase: MVEAEQKVAIVTGAGRGIGRATAVALARSGYALCLAARTRTELEETRRLSGLAPARSLIVLLDLADADAPEALCETATGHFGRLDLLVNNAGWAPARTPLFKTTPADLDRMIALNLRAPIALARLAATYMAQQQSGGVIVNVASSAARAHLPGEAVYAAAKAGLVAFTHACYEEFRRHNIRTSVILPGLTDTALIPPNKRLDRTAMIQPDDVAAAILSVANAQASASPLEIVLEPARDPMSGGR, encoded by the coding sequence ATGGTTGAAGCGGAGCAAAAAGTCGCAATCGTGACCGGCGCCGGCCGCGGAATCGGTCGCGCGACCGCCGTGGCCCTCGCACGCAGCGGTTACGCGCTCTGCCTGGCCGCACGCACCCGCACCGAGCTCGAAGAGACCCGCCGCCTGAGCGGCCTCGCGCCCGCCCGCTCCCTCATCGTGCTCCTCGACCTTGCCGACGCCGACGCACCCGAAGCGCTGTGCGAGACCGCCACGGGTCACTTCGGGCGGCTCGACCTCCTCGTCAACAACGCCGGGTGGGCGCCTGCGCGGACGCCGCTCTTCAAGACCACGCCCGCCGATCTCGATCGGATGATCGCGCTCAACCTCCGCGCGCCGATCGCGCTCGCACGCCTGGCCGCGACTTACATGGCGCAGCAGCAGTCTGGCGGCGTGATCGTGAACGTGGCCTCCAGCGCCGCGCGCGCTCACCTGCCCGGCGAAGCAGTTTATGCGGCGGCCAAGGCCGGTTTGGTCGCCTTCACGCACGCTTGCTATGAGGAGTTCCGGCGTCACAACATCAGAACTTCGGTGATTCTCCCGGGTCTGACGGATACCGCGCTGATTCCGCCCAACAAACGGCTCGACCGAACTGCGATGATTCAGCCGGACGACGTTGCCGCCGCGATCCTCAGCGTCGCGAATGCACAGGCTTCCGCATCTCCACTTGAAATCGTGCTCGAGCCGGCTCGCGATCCGATGAGCGGCGGCCGTTGA
- a CDS encoding CPBP family glutamic-type intramembrane protease, translating into MNRVSGVIQQRAFTRWFLLALMLAVGAAVMLAPLAAYAVAGAGLRIPFPRIFDRVVMITLTVAILLLARRLGLLNLLRDGFAEPRRNLSQILIGAAIALAVMAGLFALAIAIAHPPLAIASLLWRATRSLAAAILIALIEEAFFRAILLGGLTWDFGQRTALLVSAAIYALAHLLRSPRHYYLAGFHPTAGCANLVASLVRIVHPDGLLAMTVGLFLLGLVLGAAFLVTGRVYLSLGLHAGFVLGAKCWPLVASSSRRLPRWLAGPGPVPLIAAPAAWAAALALLAVILFAGALGSRP; encoded by the coding sequence GTGAATCGCGTCAGCGGCGTCATACAGCAGCGCGCTTTCACTCGATGGTTCCTGCTGGCCTTGATGCTTGCAGTCGGAGCGGCGGTCATGCTCGCCCCGCTCGCGGCTTACGCCGTCGCGGGCGCCGGACTGCGGATCCCTTTCCCGCGCATTTTCGATCGCGTCGTGATGATCACGCTGACGGTCGCGATCCTCCTGCTGGCGCGCCGGCTCGGGCTGCTGAATCTGCTGCGCGACGGTTTCGCCGAACCGCGGCGCAACCTTTCGCAAATCCTGATTGGCGCGGCGATCGCTTTAGCCGTGATGGCCGGGCTGTTCGCTCTCGCAATCGCGATCGCCCATCCGCCGCTCGCGATCGCAAGCCTGCTCTGGCGTGCGACCCGCTCCTTGGCCGCCGCTATCCTGATTGCTCTGATCGAGGAAGCCTTCTTTCGCGCGATTCTGCTCGGCGGCTTGACGTGGGATTTCGGCCAGCGCACCGCCTTGCTTGTCAGTGCAGCAATTTACGCCCTCGCGCATCTGCTGCGTTCGCCGCGTCATTATTACCTGGCCGGATTCCATCCAACGGCCGGCTGCGCGAATCTCGTCGCGAGTCTGGTGCGCATCGTCCATCCCGACGGATTGCTTGCGATGACGGTCGGGCTCTTTCTGCTCGGCCTCGTCCTCGGGGCTGCGTTCCTCGTTACCGGACGCGTCTATCTTTCCCTCGGTCTGCATGCCGGCTTTGTGCTCGGCGCCAAGTGCTGGCCGCTCGTCGCGAGCAGTTCCCGCCGGCTCCCGCGATGGCTCGCCGGGCCGGGCCCGGTTCCGCTGATCGCCGCGCCTGCCGCCTGGGCCGCCGCCCTGGCGCTGCTCGCCGTCATCCTGTTCGCCGGCGCACTTGGGTCTCGACCCTAA
- a CDS encoding LLM class flavin-dependent oxidoreductase: MASALVSQFGKKVVYVNVTLEAKETSSMKVGYFPCTQDPPNGVNIGRVLNEAMVEAQVAEESGFDSCLFSEHHQQDDGYAPNVILMAGMAGMKTSKLRVGTCVTLLPLWHPVHAAEDAAIVDQITGGRMILSVGVGYQDVDFGAFGLSVKDRVGRTEEGLEVLKKCWAGERFSHHGKFYDLDNVNITPKPMQQPRPPIWMAAWTDIGLRRVARIADAWITSPLEHINTMKRFAELYRSAALKHGKKPMLVLMRDVLVADSMEAARRESEPLMYTHRFYFRNNGYASDEVVDRVKSEEGWTFDVAAPNRFIAGSPADCLAQLRMWQDVVAPDYLVLRMRHPGGPSHERVKAAIRTFGKEVLPHL; the protein is encoded by the coding sequence GTGGCTTCCGCCTTAGTTTCACAGTTCGGCAAGAAGGTCGTGTATGTCAACGTCACGCTCGAAGCCAAGGAGACCTCATCGATGAAAGTCGGATACTTTCCCTGCACGCAGGATCCGCCCAACGGCGTCAACATCGGTCGCGTCCTCAACGAGGCGATGGTCGAAGCCCAGGTCGCCGAAGAGAGCGGCTTCGATAGCTGCCTCTTCAGCGAACATCATCAGCAGGACGACGGCTATGCCCCCAACGTCATCCTGATGGCCGGGATGGCCGGCATGAAGACCAGCAAGCTCCGCGTCGGTACCTGCGTCACGCTGCTGCCGCTATGGCATCCGGTGCACGCGGCCGAGGATGCCGCGATCGTCGACCAGATAACCGGTGGGCGCATGATTTTGAGTGTCGGCGTGGGCTACCAGGACGTTGACTTCGGCGCCTTCGGCCTCTCGGTCAAGGATCGCGTCGGCCGCACGGAGGAGGGCCTTGAGGTGCTCAAGAAATGCTGGGCCGGCGAGCGCTTCAGCCACCATGGCAAGTTCTACGACCTCGACAACGTCAACATCACGCCCAAGCCCATGCAGCAACCGCGGCCGCCCATCTGGATGGCGGCATGGACCGATATCGGATTGCGGCGCGTCGCACGGATTGCCGACGCCTGGATCACCTCGCCGCTCGAACACATCAACACCATGAAGCGCTTCGCCGAGCTCTACCGCAGCGCGGCGCTCAAGCACGGGAAAAAACCGATGCTGGTGCTGATGCGCGACGTCCTGGTCGCCGATTCGATGGAGGCCGCGCGTCGCGAGAGCGAACCGCTGATGTACACGCATCGCTTCTACTTTCGCAACAACGGCTACGCCTCCGACGAAGTCGTGGACCGCGTCAAATCGGAAGAAGGTTGGACCTTCGACGTTGCCGCGCCCAATCGTTTCATCGCCGGTTCGCCCGCGGATTGTCTCGCGCAATTACGTATGTGGCAGGACGTGGTCGCGCCCGATTACCTGGTGTTGCGCATGCGTCATCCGGGCGGCCCGTCGCATGAGCGGGTCAAGGCGGCAATCCGCACTTTCGGCAAGGAAGTGCTGCCTCATCTTTAG
- a CDS encoding lysophospholipid acyltransferase family protein yields the protein MDAAQPVPASPPPTSIPTSPIGPQGSAQPARKGAVTASVRGQRNRRQIVELKLNWWQRLVFYLLVGVIHALSLIPDFILYPLGVAGGYIAWILDRRHVAVGMRNLEIAFPERSVAQRRQILRASYVNLGRSVAEYVRLGGFFHRRILKRVTYERFAYWDEIQRRYPGKGGVALTAHFGNFELLPTAHAMFGHQIVIVHHTQRFLAGDALMTFIRERTGVTIMRKHAAARSVLKALRQGLFIGIPFDQNAKRSEAVFVPFFSELAATSSGVARLVAMSGTPVVPVFIIRQPDKRSHRIEIFDEIPVQRSADAAADIEENTLRFTRAVEAMVRRYPEQFLWMHRRYRTRPRGAPQIYS from the coding sequence ATGGACGCCGCCCAACCTGTCCCCGCATCACCGCCGCCGACCTCGATTCCGACGTCACCGATAGGCCCGCAGGGTTCGGCCCAGCCCGCGCGCAAGGGGGCAGTCACCGCGTCGGTTCGCGGGCAGCGTAATCGCCGGCAGATCGTCGAACTCAAGCTTAACTGGTGGCAGCGGCTGGTCTTCTATCTGCTGGTCGGAGTAATCCACGCGCTCAGCCTGATTCCGGATTTTATTCTTTATCCGCTGGGAGTAGCGGGTGGGTATATCGCCTGGATCCTCGATCGGCGCCACGTCGCAGTGGGGATGCGCAATCTGGAGATCGCGTTTCCCGAGCGCAGCGTTGCGCAACGGCGACAGATCCTGCGCGCCTCATACGTAAATCTTGGCCGCTCGGTCGCCGAATATGTCCGGCTCGGCGGATTTTTCCACCGGCGGATACTCAAGCGAGTCACCTACGAGCGCTTCGCCTATTGGGATGAAATTCAGCGACGCTACCCGGGTAAGGGCGGCGTGGCGCTGACCGCGCATTTCGGCAACTTCGAGCTGCTGCCGACCGCGCATGCGATGTTCGGTCACCAGATCGTGATAGTGCATCATACCCAGCGATTTTTGGCCGGCGACGCGCTGATGACGTTTATTCGCGAGCGCACCGGCGTGACGATCATGCGCAAGCACGCCGCCGCCCGTTCGGTCTTGAAAGCGCTGCGGCAAGGGCTTTTCATCGGCATCCCGTTTGACCAGAACGCCAAGCGCAGCGAGGCGGTCTTTGTGCCGTTTTTCAGCGAGCTCGCTGCGACCTCGAGCGGAGTGGCGCGGTTGGTCGCGATGTCCGGGACGCCGGTGGTACCAGTGTTCATTATCCGGCAACCCGACAAGCGCAGCCACCGGATCGAGATTTTCGATGAGATTCCGGTGCAGCGCAGCGCCGACGCGGCCGCGGACATCGAGGAGAACACGCTGCGTTTTACGCGCGCTGTCGAGGCGATGGTGCGGCGCTATCCTGAGCAGTTCCTGTGGATGCATCGGCGTTACCGCACGCGCCCGCGCGGCGCCCCACAGATCTATTCGTAA
- the glgC gene encoding glucose-1-phosphate adenylyltransferase, with product MRTLGLIMAGGQGTRLYPLTRDRAKPAVPFGGKYRIVDFVLSNMVNSQIYSIYVLVQWRSQSLIEHLKDGWQFGRILHDHFIVPVPAQMRMGETWYQGTADAIFQNLNLIEDFKPDVVAVFGADHIYRMDMGQMVDFHVEHKSTATVATLPVSLEEGHQFGVLEVDSGLRVIGFEEKPANPRPMPGAPGLCLASMGNYLFDPQILRSSLSEDAERTGSHHDFGRDLIPALINRVPVYAYNFMDNRIRGDSEENQSYWRDVGTIDAYYEAHMDLRDARPQLNMYNQHWPLRTAYYNQPPAKFVFNEHNRRGHALHSVVSEGTIISGGTVFNSVLGRSVVVHSHSQVEDSVVMDYCDIGRGARVRRAILDKNVQIAEGDEIGYNLERDRQRFFVTESGIVVIPKAPKRGREFN from the coding sequence ATGAGAACACTTGGATTGATCATGGCTGGAGGACAGGGCACTCGCCTCTATCCGCTGACCCGTGATCGCGCCAAGCCCGCGGTGCCGTTCGGCGGAAAATACCGGATCGTGGATTTTGTACTCTCGAACATGGTCAATTCGCAGATCTACTCGATCTACGTGTTGGTGCAGTGGCGTTCGCAGTCATTGATCGAGCATCTGAAAGACGGCTGGCAGTTCGGCCGGATCCTCCACGATCACTTCATCGTGCCGGTGCCGGCGCAGATGCGGATGGGGGAAACCTGGTATCAAGGCACGGCCGACGCGATTTTCCAGAACCTGAACTTGATCGAGGACTTCAAGCCCGACGTGGTAGCGGTGTTTGGGGCCGACCACATCTATCGGATGGACATGGGCCAGATGGTCGATTTCCATGTCGAGCATAAGAGCACCGCGACCGTAGCGACGCTGCCGGTGTCGCTGGAAGAGGGGCATCAGTTCGGCGTGCTCGAAGTTGATTCCGGCCTGCGGGTAATCGGCTTCGAGGAGAAGCCCGCTAATCCGCGGCCGATGCCGGGGGCGCCCGGGCTCTGCCTCGCCTCGATGGGGAACTATTTGTTTGATCCGCAGATCCTGCGCTCGTCCCTGAGCGAGGACGCCGAGCGGACCGGCAGTCATCATGATTTCGGCCGCGATCTGATTCCCGCCTTGATCAACCGCGTGCCGGTCTACGCGTATAATTTTATGGACAACCGGATCCGCGGCGATTCGGAGGAAAACCAGAGTTACTGGCGCGACGTCGGCACGATTGACGCCTACTATGAAGCCCACATGGATCTGCGCGACGCGCGGCCGCAGTTGAACATGTACAATCAGCATTGGCCGCTGCGGACGGCGTATTATAACCAACCGCCGGCGAAGTTCGTTTTCAACGAACATAATCGCCGCGGTCACGCGCTGCACTCGGTGGTCTCCGAGGGCACTATCATCTCCGGCGGGACGGTGTTTAATTCGGTGCTCGGCCGTTCGGTAGTGGTCCACTCGCACAGCCAGGTGGAAGACTCGGTGGTGATGGACTACTGCGATATCGGCCGCGGGGCCAGAGTGCGGCGCGCGATTCTGGACAAAAACGTGCAGATCGCCGAGGGCGACGAGATTGGTTACAACCTGGAACGCGATCGCCAACGCTTCTTTGTTACCGAGAGCGGGATCGTCGTGATACCGAAGGCGCCTAAGCGCGGGCGGGAATTCAACTGA
- a CDS encoding glutathione S-transferase family protein, with product MMKLYDFLPCPFGQKVRIVLAEKGLAYELVQIDLAQGEQRKPDFLRLNPFGRVPVLVDEELTIYDSTVIAEYLEDEYPEPPLLAAVGASGLRARARSWEDFADTSFTPQVGQLMAELTKPESERDAARVQRLQQTVERMLTFLNHELQGQEYLTGQFSVADIAFVPRLVVLRDLGVEAGQNRPNIEAWLQRLIERPSIQNLDGLTSQFVAGV from the coding sequence ATGATGAAGCTTTACGATTTCCTGCCTTGTCCCTTTGGCCAGAAGGTCCGCATCGTGCTGGCGGAAAAGGGGCTGGCATATGAGTTGGTGCAGATCGATTTGGCGCAGGGCGAGCAGCGCAAGCCTGACTTTCTGCGCTTGAATCCCTTCGGTCGAGTGCCGGTGTTGGTGGACGAGGAACTGACCATCTATGATTCGACGGTCATCGCCGAGTATCTTGAAGACGAATATCCCGAGCCGCCGCTGCTCGCCGCGGTGGGCGCGAGCGGATTGCGTGCGCGCGCGCGCAGTTGGGAGGACTTCGCGGATACCTCTTTCACGCCTCAAGTCGGGCAGCTCATGGCGGAGTTGACCAAGCCCGAGAGCGAGCGCGACGCCGCGCGGGTGCAGCGGCTGCAACAGACGGTCGAGCGGATGCTGACCTTCCTCAATCATGAATTGCAGGGTCAGGAATACTTGACGGGCCAGTTTTCGGTCGCCGACATCGCGTTTGTGCCGCGTCTTGTGGTGCTGCGCGACCTTGGGGTGGAAGCCGGTCAGAATCGCCCAAACATCGAAGCGTGGCTGCAGCGCCTGATCGAGCGTCCGAGTATCCAGAATCTGGACGGTCTCACATCGCAATTCGTCGCCGGCGTCTGA
- the rplI gene encoding 50S ribosomal protein L9, whose protein sequence is MNVQIILSEEVPNLGHPGDVVRVRAGYARNYLLPRKLAVEASSRNLREFEHQKRVALGKREALKSQAMGLKAKIEALTLALRARTGEEGRLFGSITNIDLERALREKGFEIDRRRILLAEPVKQLGDYTVAVRLQPEIEATLKFVVAAAGE, encoded by the coding sequence ATGAACGTACAAATCATACTCAGCGAAGAGGTGCCGAATCTCGGCCATCCGGGGGATGTCGTGCGCGTGCGCGCCGGCTATGCGCGCAATTATCTGTTGCCGCGCAAACTGGCGGTCGAGGCGAGTTCGCGCAACCTGCGCGAGTTCGAGCATCAGAAGCGCGTCGCGCTGGGCAAGCGCGAGGCGCTCAAGAGCCAGGCGATGGGCCTCAAGGCGAAAATCGAGGCGCTAACGCTAGCGCTGCGCGCGCGCACCGGTGAGGAGGGTCGCCTGTTCGGATCGATTACCAATATCGATCTCGAGCGGGCGCTGCGCGAAAAAGGTTTCGAAATCGATCGGCGGCGGATTTTGCTCGCCGAACCGGTCAAGCAATTGGGTGACTACACGGTCGCTGTGCGCCTGCAACCGGAAATCGAGGCGACGCTTAAATTTGTGGTCGCAGCGGCGGGCGAATAG